In the Nymphalis io chromosome 2, ilAglIoxx1.1, whole genome shotgun sequence genome, one interval contains:
- the LOC126774123 gene encoding uncharacterized protein LOC126774123 yields the protein MQHKGSGPEESHEVREHRHMQVLYSRHTQERQIFMQELNDFRRRKEKNVLKTVKELIGPTWLQALSVPQRNALNSLEFSIYQDILEGRPVRTANVMRQLGLYPRPNNVELMNCIIVGRNDPKKMLAQLFLITYGHPIEGKRASYCLNSRLILSAILYLGLDNLLDLLKKRFRPTAVKESPEKKPKSRNLTPLKSPYLQDMIAVLYLPPKRKPFKPLPLPNLDDLNKPYEEEEPTIPKPPPSQGGPPPPPKKKYQHSYCDKLAGFVKIEPYSSITTVAVKTVTQRSQIHKLRGSKMCVEVKKSYGISLSRPSKSVKRKKLVAPNTGISNAQYQINGVYKINGKTVFVLGNVSILPPGGDLINGGYRYIGGEYINIHCGFKAKPPPPKPDPCDCVKQWQNAVFKYMKENKCQCGHHYDYGNEGTFGPEELPYFQKATKFSPYQFNYQTIYNLDQKHLYIEKEFKRIWDTDSALHVGDGVILEKKDKKKKKTKRSSVTCLGESPKPEEYLKCALRQMRQLNIAAKLPDIHLVPELKEWMRMRIYGPFTRYAKREMLRKSTVYWQTFLTLAQKSFGHVSPKKDPTYGGHTNWIHKQELNDKFRKFTLQYKLELYRSYARINNLLWPTMCQAEFPDKKFREIYFSYLFGRLEDLHIMHPYSTKETMERKRTIAKKRYCCPPNGVEPED from the coding sequence atgCAGCATAAAGGGAGCGGTCCTGAGGAAAGCCATGAGGTGCGAGAGCATCGCCACATGCAAGTTCTATATTCTAGGCATACTCAGGAACGACAAATTTTTATGCAAGAACTTAATGACTTCCGCAGACGAAAAGAGAAAAATGTGTTAAAAACTGTTAAGGAACTGATTGGTCCGACTTGGTTGCAAGCCCTTAGTGTGCCTCAAAGAAACGCATTAAACTCTTTAGAATTCTCTATTTATCAGGACATACTTGAAGGTCGTCCGGTAAGAACTGCAAATGTTATGCGTCAACTCGGATTATACCCAAGGCCAAACAATGTAGAACTTATGAATTGTATTATTGTTGGTCGTAATGACCCGAAAAAAATGTTAGCTCAACTGTTCCTCATAACCTACGGACATCCAATAGAAGGCAAAAGAGCGTCTTACTGCCTTAATTCAAGACTTATCTTATCGGCTATCCTTTACCTGGGTCTCGATAACTTACTGGatctgttaaaaaaaagatttcgtCCGACAGCTGTAAAAGAATCTCCAGAGAAAAAACCAAAATCGAGGAATCTCACTCCATTAAAATCACCGTATTTACAAGATATGATTGCAGTTTTATATTTGCCCCCTAAAAGAAAACCATTTAAACCACTTCCTCTTCCAAATTTAGACGATCTTAACAAACCATATGAAGAAGAAGAACCTACAATACCCAAACCTCCTCCGTCTCAAGGAGGCCCGCCTCCGCCACCTAAAAAGAAATACCAACATTCGTATTGTGATAAGTTAGCAGGCTTCGTAAAAATAGAACCATACTCATCAATCACTACAGTCGCTGTAAAAACGGTTACTCAAAGAAGCCAAATTCACAAACTTCGAGGATCTAAAATGTGTGTAGAGGTAAAGAAAAGTTACGGTATCAGCTTGTCACGCCCGAGTAAAAGTGTTAAACGAAAAAAACTTGTTGCTCCTAATACTGGTATATCAAATGCGCAATATCAAATTAATggagtttataaaataaacggtAAAACAGTATTCGTACTTGGAAATGTTTCTATATTACCCCCAGGTGGTGATCTGATTAATGGTGGTTATAGATATATCGGCGGAGAATACATTAACATACATTGTGGTTTTAAAGCGAAACCACCACCTCCGAAACCCGACCCTTGTGATTGCGTCAAGCAATGGCAAAATGCcgtgtttaaatatatgaagGAAAATAAATGTCAATGTGGACATCATTATGATTATGGAAACGAAGGCACATTTGGTCCAGAAGAACTCCCATACTTTCAAAAAGCAACGAAATTTTCCCCTTATCAGTTCAACTATCAAACGATTTACAATCTCGATCAAAAGCATCTTTATATCGAAAAAGAGTTTAAGAGAATTTGGGACACAGACAGCGCGCTTCATGTAGGTGATGGTGTTATTCTCGAAAAGAAAGataagaagaagaaaaaaacgAAAAGATCTTCCGTGACTTGTCTCGGTGAATCTCCGAAACCTGAAGAGTATTTAAAATGTGCCTTGCGACAAATGAGGCAGTTAAATATTGCAGCTAAATTACCAGATATTCATTTAGTACCAGAACTGAAGGAGTGGATGAGAATGCGCATTTACGGTCCCTTCACGCGATATGCGAAAAGAGAAATGTTACGCAAAAGTACAGTTTATTGGCAGACGTTCTTGACGCTTGCACAAAAGAGTTTCGGGCATGTTTCTCCTAAGAAAGACCCAACGTATGGTGGTCACACCAATTGGATACATAAACAAGAGTTGAATGATAAATTTCGAAAATttactttacaatataaattggaGCTATATAGGTCATATGCAAGAATAAACAATTTGTTGTGGCCGACAATGTGCCAAGCAGAATTCCCAGATAAAAAGTttcgtgaaatatatttttcatatcttTTTGGTCGTTTAGAAGATTTGCATATAATGCATCCCTATAGCACAAAAGAGACGATGGAACGTAAGCGTACTATAGCCAAGAAGAGATATTGTTGTCCTCCCAATGGTGTTGAGCCAGAAGATTAG